In a single window of the Salmo trutta chromosome 21, fSalTru1.1, whole genome shotgun sequence genome:
- the mtf2 gene encoding metal-response element-binding transcription factor 2 isoform X6 — protein sequence MDTNLGDKFKEGQEVLARWSDGLFYLGIITKINKGKQRCFVVFEDRSKSWVLWKDIQTVNKPQRFWAHAKRKFPTEPRDKHREGDEGGEDMVCTICQDECSEEPNEIVICDKCGQGYHQLCHSPIIDSSLIDTDEKWLCGECVLATTTNKGALKGPRAQQEMNHSLPYALEYLVWDQGHKTNIQQCYCYCGGPGDWYLKMLQCNRCKQWFHEACIQCFKTPMLYGDRFYLFICSVCNSGPEYLKRLPLRWVDVAHLSLYNLSVIHKKKYFDSELELMTYINDNWDQLQLRELSATPQSDRYESILEALNSNHSMFMSGKEIKKKKHLFGLRIRFPPGPQSSEVLADRGEPERASNEIKIKGRKAIQPLTNTSELTNGVVKKAKKSKKQGGHSLETLAKLRRSSELLAQDVTPPQLLDSHSLDLLASSVPFTPSSRSDRSLPSSSTSDVDSVGAVSTTETTSTNLSRQSSLCISSKTRTGRHWPIAKPPLKRRRGRPRRVPLQPPNHEIQHPGPHAPEPQNTLPGLHSTDIVHGLGPGGQLSHLKSSISSYFGAAGRLECGEKYRVLARRVTLDGKVQYLVEWEGVTAS from the exons ATGGACACCAACCTCGGCGACAAGTTTAAAGAGGGACAAGAGGTCCTAGCCCGATGGTCAGATGGCCTGTTTTATTTGGGGATTATCACTAAG ATAAATAAGGGGAAGCAGCGCTGTTTTGTTGTCTTTGAAGATCGTTCGAAGTCCTGGGTTCTGTGGAAGGACATTCAGACAG TCAACAAACCACAAAGATTCTGGGCTCACGCCAAACGTAAGTTCCCCACGGAGCCGCGAGACAAGCATAGGGAAG GGGACGAGGGAGGGGAGGACATGGTCTGCACAATATGCCAGGACGAGTGCTCCGAGGAGCCAAACGAGATTGTCATCTGCGACAAGTGTGGACAAG GATATCACCAGCTCTGCCACTCCCCCATCATCGACTCCAGTCTGATCGACACCGACGAGAAGTGGCTCTGTGGGGAGTGTGTGTTGGCCACAACAACAAAT AAGGGCGCACTAAAGGGTCCCAGAGCCCAGCAGGAGATGAACCACTCTTTGCCTTATGCCCTGGAGTACCTGGTGTGGGACCAGGGCCACAAAACCAACATCCAGCAATGCTACTGCTACTGTGGAGGACCTGGAGa CTGGTACCTGAAGATGCTGCAGTGCAACAGGTGTAAGCAGTGGTTCCACGAGGCGTGTATTCAGTGTTTTAAGACGCCCATGCTCTATGGAGATAG GTTCTATCTATTTATTTGTTCAGTTTGCAATAGTGGACCGGAGTACCTCAAACGACTGCCTCTTAGATG GGTGGACGTTGCACACCTGAGCCTCTACAATCTGAGTGTGATTCACAAGAAGAAGTACTTTGATTCCGAGCTGGAGCTGATGACTTACATCAACGACAACTGGGATCAACTACAGCTCCGGGAG CTTTCAGCTACTCCTCAGTCGGACCGATATGAAAGTATTCTGGAAGCACTGAATAGCAACCACAGCAT gttCATGTCGGGGAAGGAGATTAAGAAGAAGAAGCACCTCTTTGGGCTGAGGATCCGTTTTCCTCCGGGTCCCCAGAGCTCTGAGGTGCTGGCCGACAGAGGGGAGCCAGAGAGGGCCTCCAATGAGATCAAAATCAAAGGCAGGAAGGCTATCCAACCGCTGACCAACACCAG TGAATTAACCAATGGCGTGGTGAAGAAAGCCAAGAAGAGTAAGAAGCAGGGAGGTCACTCGCTGGAGACTCTTGCCAAGCTAAGACGCTCCAGTGAACTCTTGGCACAG GATGTGACGCCACCACAATTGCTTGATTCCCACTCGTTGGATCTCTTAGCCTCTAG TGTCCCCTTTACTCCCAGCAGCAGGAGCGACAGATCTCTGCCATCCTCCAGTACCTCAGACGTGGACTCCGTCGGTGCCGTCAGCACCACTgaaactacctcaactaacctctcCAGACAGTCCAG CCTGTGTATCTCCAGTAAGACGCGCACGGGCCGCCACTGGCCCATTGCCAAGCCCCCCCTGAAGAGAAGACGGGGCCGGCCACGACGGGTCCCCCTGCAGCCCCCCAACCATGAGATTCAACACCCAGGCCCCCATGCCCCAGAGCCCCAAAACACCTTGCCGGGGCTCCACTCCACAGATATAGTGCACGGCCTGGGCCCAGGCGGCCAGCTGTCCCACCTCAAGAGCTCAATCAGCAGCTACTTTGGGGCGGCAGGCCGCCTGGAGTGCGGGGAGAAGTACCGCGTCCTGGCCCGCCGGGTCACCCTGGACGGCAAGGTCCAGTACCTGGTAGAATGGGAGGGCGTCACTGCCTCCTGA